DNA from Asanoa sp. WMMD1127:
GCGATGCCCGGCGTGGTCCAGCACTCCCGGGAGTCCCTCCGCAAGGCCGCGGCCGAAGCGGTCCGGGCGGGTGTCGGCGGCATCATGCTGTTCGGCGTCCCGATCCACAAGGACCCGACGGGCTCCGGCGGCCTGGACCCGGACGGCATCCTCAACGTGGCGATCCGTGACGTCGTCGCCGAGGTGGGCGACGCCACGGTGGTCATGGGCGACCTCTGCCTGGACGAGTTCACCTCCCACGGCCACTGCGGCGTCCTCGACGATGCGGGTCGGGTCGACAACGACGCCACCCTCGCGGCGTACGCCGAGATGGCGGTGGCCCAGGCCGAGGCGGGCGTACACCTGGTCGGCCCGTCCGGGATGATGGACGGTCAGGTCGGCGCGGCCCGGGCCGCCCTGGACGCCGCGGGCCACCAGGACGTGGGAATCCTGGCGTACGCGGTGAAGTACGCGTCGGCCTTCTACGGCCCGTTCCGCGAGGCGGTCGAGTCGGCGCTGGAGGGCGACCGCCGGACCTATCAGCAGGACCCGGCCAACTTCCGCGACGCGCTGCGTGAGGTGACGCTGGACGTCGAGGAAGGCGCGGACCTGGTCATGGTCAAGCCGGCCCTGACCAACCTGGACGTCATCCACGCGGTCCGCCAGCAGGTGAACATCCCGGTAGCCGCCTACCAGATCTCG
Protein-coding regions in this window:
- the hemB gene encoding porphobilinogen synthase translates to MPFPTDRPRRLRTTPAMRRLVEETKLAPSELVLPMFVKEGLTEPREISAMPGVVQHSRESLRKAAAEAVRAGVGGIMLFGVPIHKDPTGSGGLDPDGILNVAIRDVVAEVGDATVVMGDLCLDEFTSHGHCGVLDDAGRVDNDATLAAYAEMAVAQAEAGVHLVGPSGMMDGQVGAARAALDAAGHQDVGILAYAVKYASAFYGPFREAVESALEGDRRTYQQDPANFRDALREVTLDVEEGADLVMVKPALTNLDVIHAVRQQVNIPVAAYQISGEMAMVEAAAANGWLDRERAMLETLTSIRRAGAQVILTYWAVEAAGLLRSRY